A genomic segment from uncultured Marinifilum sp. encodes:
- a CDS encoding arylsulfatase, with product MYRILILSFLVFSLFSCDGKKNKKNQAKVKPNIVYILADDLGYGDLSCYGQQKFQTPNIDKLAERGMKFTQHYCGSAVCAPSRSSLLTGQHTGHTPIRGNKELKPEGQIPIPANTLTLAEVMKNAGYVTGMFGKWGLGFTGTEGDPNKQGFDEFYGYNCQRMAHRYYPPYLWHNQEKEYLEGNDWTNTVTYAPDKIQEASLRFIENNKDKPFFAYVPFVLPHAELISPNDSVRKMFEGKFVENNAYKASEPYASDYGPDIETYKYCTQKAPYASFASMVTRLDIYVGQIVAKLSELGIADNTIVMFGSDNGPHTEGGANPEFFNSAGGLRGVKRDLYEGGIRSPFIVVWPGVVKTGSSSNHVSAFWDVLPTCAEIVNENVTSQTDGISFLPELTGKGEQKQHEYLYWELNVKGGRKAIRMGNWKAVVYNLTKDKQGELELYNLSEDKTESNNIAKNHPDIVSKMKMIMKEARSESEIFPFKEMID from the coding sequence ATGTATAGAATTCTAATATTATCGTTTTTGGTTTTTTCTCTTTTTTCTTGTGATGGGAAAAAAAACAAAAAGAATCAAGCTAAAGTTAAGCCTAATATTGTTTACATTTTGGCCGACGATCTTGGGTATGGAGATTTAAGCTGTTATGGTCAGCAGAAGTTCCAAACTCCTAATATCGATAAATTAGCTGAACGAGGAATGAAATTTACACAACATTATTGTGGATCTGCAGTTTGTGCACCTTCTCGTTCTAGTTTACTTACCGGTCAACATACAGGACATACACCCATTAGAGGCAATAAAGAATTGAAACCCGAAGGGCAGATTCCAATTCCTGCTAATACTCTTACCTTAGCCGAAGTAATGAAAAATGCTGGCTATGTAACAGGTATGTTTGGTAAATGGGGATTAGGTTTTACAGGTACCGAGGGTGATCCTAATAAACAAGGATTCGATGAATTTTATGGGTACAATTGCCAGAGAATGGCACATCGTTATTATCCTCCTTATTTGTGGCATAATCAGGAAAAGGAATATTTAGAGGGTAACGATTGGACAAACACAGTGACTTATGCACCCGATAAAATTCAGGAAGCAAGTCTTCGTTTTATCGAGAACAATAAGGATAAGCCATTTTTTGCTTATGTACCATTTGTATTGCCACATGCCGAATTAATTTCGCCTAATGATTCTGTTCGAAAAATGTTTGAAGGAAAATTTGTGGAAAATAATGCTTATAAGGCAAGTGAACCTTATGCTTCGGATTATGGTCCTGATATAGAGACCTATAAATATTGTACGCAGAAAGCTCCTTATGCAAGTTTTGCAAGTATGGTAACTCGTCTTGATATTTATGTGGGACAAATTGTTGCAAAATTATCTGAATTGGGAATTGCCGATAATACGATTGTAATGTTTGGCAGTGATAATGGTCCACATACCGAGGGTGGTGCAAATCCTGAATTTTTTAATAGCGCAGGAGGATTACGTGGTGTAAAACGTGATTTGTACGAAGGTGGAATTCGCTCTCCTTTTATTGTAGTTTGGCCAGGAGTGGTTAAAACAGGAAGTTCTTCCAATCATGTTTCTGCCTTTTGGGATGTTTTACCCACTTGCGCCGAAATTGTAAATGAAAATGTTACATCTCAAACTGATGGAATATCATTTTTACCTGAGTTAACAGGAAAGGGAGAACAGAAACAGCACGAATACCTGTATTGGGAACTGAATGTAAAAGGAGGAAGAAAAGCTATTCGTATGGGCAATTGGAAAGCTGTTGTATATAATCTAACAAAAGATAAGCAAGGAGAACTAGAGCTTTATAATTTGTCTGAGGATAAAACGGAATCAAACAACATTGCTAAGAATCATCCTGATATTGTTAGCAAGATGAAGATGATAATGAAGGAAGCAAGATCGGAGTCTGAAATTTTTCCTTTTAAAGAAATGATTGATTGA
- a CDS encoding right-handed parallel beta-helix repeat-containing protein, with translation MKKTTTTTIILLLIMISFASCINQSKKGEQLIFGSEIQNDATPVVLARMLKAQEEPIAEIKFEKGTYHFYPDKGLEEFCHISNHCDVMVRTAFPIRDLKNLTIDGQGSTFIFHGIMIPFLIDKSKNITIKNLSVDWHEAFHSEGLIIANNQKNKTFDMQISEEYPYEIRNGQLYFIKEYYEHNLGQTILYDPQRNAIAFDTESYTNLTTSKKVEIKRFQENIKYKYEVDFRAPEYKNLGRQCKLLVEELKPGVVRIHNHTKKLPQVGMILTAKGEQGFNRVAPAFRITHTNGFNAKNVNVHHAGGMGLIAENSADLTLDAFNVTPSHGRMVSTTADATHFVGCRGKVVLKNCTFNNQLDDASNIHGTYQKIVDVLDDYRIGVRMGHSQQQGFVLGIPNDTLGLVRLSNSFQPYHNLSIKNIQYINGRYQIITLNEKLPKIVKAGDLVENLSAYPELLVENCNISNNRARGLLLSTPKKSIIKNNFFSTEMEAILIPVESGHWYESGNGANITIENNVFQDCNHSGKNRGIIRFATDDDNENIAFRNIKIVNNEINHFDNWILEVTNTKNLLFKGNTITNSGTFPKLFPENPAITVKASKDIVFEGNKYSGDAKKILVADKSLPNLIFN, from the coding sequence ATGAAAAAAACTACTACGACTACAATAATCTTATTGCTTATAATGATATCGTTTGCGAGCTGTATTAATCAATCAAAAAAGGGTGAACAGCTAATATTTGGATCAGAGATTCAGAATGATGCCACACCTGTAGTATTGGCTCGTATGTTGAAGGCACAAGAGGAACCAATAGCTGAAATTAAATTTGAAAAAGGAACTTACCATTTTTATCCCGATAAGGGATTAGAAGAGTTTTGTCATATATCAAATCATTGTGATGTAATGGTGCGTACAGCTTTTCCAATTCGTGATTTAAAAAACCTAACAATTGATGGGCAAGGTTCTACCTTTATTTTTCATGGTATAATGATTCCTTTTTTAATTGATAAGAGTAAAAATATTACAATTAAGAATCTATCTGTTGACTGGCACGAAGCCTTTCATAGCGAAGGTTTAATTATTGCCAACAATCAAAAAAATAAAACTTTTGATATGCAGATATCAGAAGAATATCCTTACGAAATTAGAAATGGTCAGCTTTATTTTATCAAAGAATATTACGAGCACAATTTAGGTCAAACTATTCTTTACGATCCACAAAGAAATGCCATTGCCTTTGATACGGAGTCGTATACCAATTTAACTACAAGTAAGAAAGTTGAAATTAAGCGATTTCAGGAAAATATAAAATACAAGTATGAAGTAGACTTTAGAGCTCCGGAATATAAAAACTTAGGACGACAATGTAAATTATTAGTAGAAGAGCTAAAACCAGGAGTAGTTCGTATTCATAATCATACAAAAAAATTACCTCAGGTTGGAATGATTTTAACGGCAAAAGGAGAACAGGGTTTTAACCGTGTAGCTCCAGCATTTAGAATTACGCATACCAATGGTTTTAATGCTAAAAATGTAAATGTTCATCATGCTGGAGGTATGGGCTTAATCGCCGAAAATTCTGCCGACTTAACTCTCGATGCTTTTAATGTTACCCCCTCGCATGGAAGAATGGTTTCCACAACTGCCGATGCCACTCATTTTGTTGGATGTCGTGGTAAAGTAGTTTTAAAGAATTGTACATTTAATAATCAATTAGATGATGCTTCGAATATTCATGGGACTTACCAAAAAATTGTTGATGTTTTAGATGATTACAGAATTGGTGTACGCATGGGACATTCTCAACAGCAAGGTTTTGTTTTGGGTATTCCTAATGATACTTTAGGTTTGGTACGTTTAAGCAATTCTTTTCAACCATACCATAATTTAAGCATTAAAAACATTCAGTACATTAATGGCAGATATCAAATTATCACATTAAACGAAAAACTTCCTAAGATTGTTAAAGCAGGCGATTTAGTTGAAAATTTATCTGCATATCCAGAATTATTGGTAGAGAACTGTAATATAAGTAATAACAGAGCCCGCGGTTTACTTCTTTCAACACCAAAGAAAAGCATTATTAAAAATAATTTTTTTAGTACAGAAATGGAAGCAATTCTAATTCCTGTAGAAAGTGGACATTGGTATGAATCGGGAAATGGAGCAAATATTACAATCGAAAATAATGTGTTTCAGGATTGTAATCATAGTGGAAAAAACAGAGGTATTATTCGCTTTGCTACTGATGATGATAATGAAAATATTGCCTTTAGGAATATCAAAATTGTAAATAATGAAATTAATCATTTCGACAACTGGATACTAGAGGTTACGAATACCAAAAATTTATTATTCAAAGGAAATACAATTACCAATTCGGGTACTTTTCCAAAGCTTTTTCCAGAAAATCCTGCAATAACAGTAAAGGCATCAAAAGACATTGTTTTTGAAGGAAATAAATATTCAGGCGATGCTAAAAAAATACTGGTAGCTGATAAGTCTCTACCGAATTTAATATTTAACTAA
- a CDS encoding arylsulfatase: MNFKTIMAALLSLSIIAMASCINKAEKKSDTKSKSKPNVVVIYLDDLGYGDLSSYGATEIQTPNIDALAKGGVRFTNGYASSATCTPSRYALLTGTYPWRNKDAKILPGSAPLLIKTDQPTLPKMMKDNGYHTGIVGKWHLGLGSGHVNWNKRVSPGPNEVGFDYSYIMAATQDRVPTVFIDNGNVVGVDPNDPIEVNYKKNFEGEPTGIDNPELLTMKWHHGHNSSIVNGIPRIGFMKGGEKAKWNDVEMSDHFLAKAKQYVKDHKNEAFFLYYALQQPHVPRTPNPRFVGKSGMGPRGDVILEADWTIGEFIKTLKEEGVLENTLIVFSSDNGPVLNDGYYDDAVEKLGKHKPAGVLRGGKYSLFEAGTRVPLITYWKGKIKPQESDALVCQMDLMESIAKLIGVDAPDTDSQDMLDVLMGESDNGRESLIIEATSRTAFRMGDWLMIPPYKGKAINEKVNIELGTSPEFQLYNLKEDITQQNNLAKKNPVKLKEMLNAFIAERGEDYTKIQKIELK, encoded by the coding sequence ATGAATTTTAAAACCATTATGGCAGCTTTACTCTCATTAAGTATTATTGCCATGGCTTCTTGTATAAATAAAGCCGAAAAAAAATCTGATACAAAATCGAAAAGTAAACCCAATGTTGTTGTTATTTATTTAGATGATTTAGGGTATGGTGACCTAAGTTCTTATGGAGCTACCGAAATACAAACTCCAAATATTGATGCTTTAGCAAAAGGTGGGGTTCGTTTTACAAACGGATATGCTTCTTCTGCAACATGTACTCCTAGTAGATATGCACTTTTAACAGGAACATACCCATGGAGAAATAAAGATGCCAAAATTCTTCCTGGAAGTGCTCCTTTATTAATTAAAACCGATCAGCCTACATTACCTAAAATGATGAAAGATAATGGTTACCATACAGGAATTGTTGGGAAATGGCATTTGGGATTAGGATCGGGACATGTAAATTGGAACAAGCGTGTTTCTCCAGGGCCAAACGAAGTTGGCTTTGATTATTCATATATTATGGCTGCAACTCAGGATCGTGTACCTACTGTTTTTATCGATAATGGTAATGTTGTTGGAGTAGATCCGAATGATCCGATTGAAGTGAACTACAAGAAAAATTTCGAAGGGGAACCAACAGGAATTGATAATCCTGAATTATTAACAATGAAATGGCATCATGGCCATAATAGTAGTATTGTTAATGGTATTCCTCGTATTGGATTTATGAAAGGTGGCGAAAAAGCTAAATGGAACGATGTTGAAATGTCGGATCACTTTTTAGCTAAAGCTAAGCAGTATGTAAAAGATCATAAAAACGAAGCATTTTTCTTGTATTATGCATTACAGCAACCTCATGTACCTCGTACTCCAAATCCTCGTTTTGTTGGAAAATCGGGAATGGGACCTCGTGGCGATGTAATTTTGGAAGCAGATTGGACAATTGGAGAATTTATTAAAACACTTAAAGAAGAAGGAGTTTTAGAAAATACATTAATTGTATTTTCCAGCGATAATGGTCCCGTGCTAAATGATGGTTATTACGACGATGCTGTAGAAAAATTAGGAAAACATAAACCTGCAGGTGTATTAAGAGGAGGAAAATACAGTTTATTCGAAGCTGGAACACGCGTACCATTAATTACCTACTGGAAAGGTAAAATTAAGCCACAAGAATCAGACGCTTTGGTTTGCCAAATGGATTTAATGGAATCTATTGCTAAATTAATTGGCGTGGATGCTCCTGATACTGATAGCCAGGATATGTTAGACGTTTTAATGGGAGAAAGTGATAATGGCAGAGAGAGTTTAATTATTGAGGCTACTTCCCGAACAGCTTTTAGAATGGGCGATTGGTTAATGATTCCTCCGTACAAAGGAAAAGCTATTAACGAAAAAGTTAATATCGAACTAGGTACATCTCCTGAATTTCAGCTGTATAATTTAAAAGAAGATATTACACAGCAAAATAATTTAGCAAAGAAAAATCCTGTTAAGTTAAAAGAGATGTTGAATGCTTTTATTGCCGAACGTGGTGAAGATTACACAAAAATTCAAAAAATTGAACTGAAATAA
- a CDS encoding FAD-dependent oxidoreductase, translated as MKRRDFFKKGAQGAIVASLLPVVGTASAAPIIDNTDRSKDNWLQVASGKKGNPVRKQTLYTDVLVIGAGMAGISAAVSAARNGAKTILIQDRPVLGGNASSEMRVTVNGAPQERETGIVEEILIENWVHNKQESYPVWDHVLYDFVVREPNLELMLNTQAVDVEMNGDKIKSAICWGLTNETEFTINAKQFIDCSGDGLLAALAGAEYRTGREGKEEFNESYAPDQPDGWTMGDCIMMITKDMGRPMPFKAPSYAIPFDHETAFKDKHRRIKHLKEGFWWIEVGSEYDTIADREGNRHKLMSYFYGVWDYIKNSGDYPESENIVIDWVGSIPGRRESRRFMGDYILTQNDILENTHFEDAIGFGGWSLDEHNPGGIENLEEPASYFHKRSKKIYEVPYGILYSKNISNLSFAGRNASLTHIALSSTRIIATCSLMGQAVGTAAAICLQKQINPRELRNKHIKVLQEQLLRDDVFIPNCPAADKNDLARKADLIIASSTLSGDVNLLIDGISRDRGEEVHHWESDGMNAELQLEWKKPVKISKVELKGDTNVLRRMMMHKNPDKNIKNKQILDVPPELIKTARIEARVKGEWLEMAKIEDNITRSIKASFDQVKTSAIRVILKETWGYENVKLFELRCYS; from the coding sequence ATGAAAAGAAGAGATTTTTTTAAAAAAGGAGCACAAGGAGCTATTGTTGCAAGCTTGTTACCTGTAGTGGGTACTGCTAGTGCAGCACCAATAATTGATAATACAGATCGTTCAAAAGATAATTGGTTACAAGTTGCATCAGGTAAAAAAGGGAATCCTGTTCGCAAGCAAACTTTGTATACTGATGTTTTGGTAATTGGGGCTGGTATGGCAGGAATTTCGGCAGCTGTTTCGGCAGCAAGAAATGGAGCAAAAACCATTTTAATTCAGGATAGACCAGTTTTAGGAGGAAATGCATCAAGTGAGATGCGTGTAACCGTTAATGGTGCTCCACAAGAAAGAGAAACTGGTATTGTTGAAGAAATTTTGATTGAAAATTGGGTTCACAACAAACAGGAATCTTATCCGGTTTGGGATCATGTTTTGTACGATTTTGTTGTGCGTGAGCCAAATTTGGAATTAATGCTGAATACTCAAGCAGTTGATGTCGAAATGAATGGCGATAAGATAAAATCAGCTATTTGTTGGGGATTAACAAATGAAACAGAATTCACCATTAATGCAAAACAGTTTATCGATTGTTCTGGAGATGGATTGCTGGCAGCACTAGCAGGAGCTGAATACAGAACCGGAAGAGAAGGTAAAGAGGAATTTAATGAGTCTTATGCTCCCGATCAGCCAGATGGATGGACAATGGGAGATTGTATCATGATGATTACAAAAGATATGGGACGACCAATGCCTTTTAAAGCTCCCTCTTATGCAATTCCTTTCGATCATGAAACCGCATTTAAAGATAAGCACCGAAGAATAAAGCATCTGAAAGAAGGTTTTTGGTGGATTGAAGTTGGTAGCGAATACGATACTATTGCTGATAGAGAGGGTAATCGTCATAAGCTAATGTCTTATTTCTATGGCGTTTGGGATTACATTAAAAATTCCGGAGACTATCCTGAATCTGAAAATATAGTAATAGATTGGGTAGGATCAATTCCTGGTCGTCGCGAGTCGCGTAGATTTATGGGCGATTATATTTTAACACAAAACGATATTCTGGAAAATACTCATTTCGAGGATGCAATTGGTTTTGGAGGTTGGTCTTTAGATGAGCACAATCCTGGAGGAATTGAAAACTTGGAAGAACCAGCAAGCTACTTTCATAAAAGATCGAAAAAAATATACGAAGTACCTTATGGTATTTTATATTCGAAGAATATTAGCAACCTTTCCTTTGCAGGACGTAATGCCAGTTTAACTCATATTGCATTATCATCAACCCGAATTATTGCTACTTGTTCGTTAATGGGACAAGCTGTTGGTACTGCTGCAGCAATCTGCTTGCAAAAGCAGATTAATCCACGAGAATTACGAAATAAGCACATTAAAGTGCTGCAGGAGCAACTGCTTCGCGATGATGTTTTTATTCCAAATTGTCCTGCGGCCGATAAAAATGATCTGGCTCGAAAAGCTGATCTAATTATTGCTTCATCAACTCTTTCGGGAGATGTTAATTTATTGATAGATGGTATTTCTCGAGATAGAGGAGAAGAAGTACACCATTGGGAATCTGATGGTATGAATGCGGAATTGCAGCTAGAATGGAAAAAGCCTGTGAAAATTTCAAAAGTTGAGTTGAAAGGTGATACTAATGTTCTAAGAAGAATGATGATGCATAAAAATCCGGATAAGAATATCAAAAACAAACAAATTCTTGACGTTCCGCCAGAATTGATAAAAACTGCAAGAATTGAGGCTCGAGTAAAAGGAGAGTGGCTTGAAATGGCTAAAATTGAGGATAATATTACTCGTTCCATTAAAGCAAGTTTCGATCAGGTAAAAACCTCGGCTATTCGTGTTATTTTAAAAGAAACATGGGGATACGAAAATGTAAAATTATTTGAATTGCGTTGTTATTCATGA
- a CDS encoding sulfatase, with the protein MRKYLIVTALILASLVGLAKEKPNVVIFFVDDLGWADLGYRNKLFETPNVDQLKKDGVDFERAYISTPTCSPSRASILTGKEPARLQMPRHITHADKKTGRNEKEYNLWERDPVNMPSRNWLPLNEITYAERLKEYGYYNAFIGKWHLGHEPYHPIHQGFDEQYGTSNFGHPKGYYQPFFNGVNPLKDIPEDQYLTDVLTDKAEEFIENYDKDQPFNLSMWLYDVHGPHVGRKDLVDSYKAKGMEKRYAEYGAMVAAMDEALGRIRLALEKKGIADNTVILFTSDQGGYFTNFPLRGKKNGGNTLGEGGARVPFILYYPGVTEANTVCETPIQTIDVYPTLVEIASGKKCTDSQIQGKSILPLVKGEKFEKRNLYFFRSYEDQYSAIISGDWKLINYHSGLKQLYNIKEDTGEVNNLIFVKPSIAKKLAKELKSWENEALKDVVNADEIEK; encoded by the coding sequence ATGAGAAAATATTTAATTGTAACAGCTTTAATTCTGGCAAGTTTAGTTGGACTTGCTAAGGAAAAACCAAACGTAGTAATCTTTTTTGTTGACGATTTGGGTTGGGCTGATTTAGGATATAGAAATAAACTTTTTGAAACTCCAAATGTGGATCAGTTAAAAAAAGATGGAGTCGATTTTGAAAGAGCTTATATTTCAACACCAACTTGCAGTCCAAGTCGTGCTTCAATTCTAACAGGAAAAGAACCTGCCCGTTTGCAAATGCCACGACATATTACTCATGCCGATAAAAAAACCGGTAGAAACGAAAAAGAATATAATTTGTGGGAAAGAGATCCTGTAAATATGCCTTCTCGCAACTGGCTTCCTTTAAATGAGATTACTTATGCCGAAAGATTAAAAGAATATGGATATTACAATGCATTTATAGGAAAATGGCACTTGGGACATGAACCTTATCATCCAATTCACCAAGGATTTGATGAGCAATATGGGACCAGTAATTTTGGTCATCCAAAAGGATATTATCAACCATTTTTTAATGGCGTAAATCCTTTAAAAGATATTCCTGAGGATCAGTATTTAACCGATGTTTTAACTGATAAAGCTGAAGAATTTATCGAGAACTACGATAAGGATCAACCTTTTAATTTATCGATGTGGCTATATGATGTGCACGGACCACATGTTGGTAGAAAAGATTTGGTAGATTCTTATAAAGCCAAAGGAATGGAAAAACGTTATGCCGAATATGGAGCTATGGTTGCTGCTATGGATGAGGCATTAGGACGAATAAGATTAGCATTGGAAAAGAAAGGAATTGCTGATAATACAGTTATTTTATTTACTTCAGACCAAGGAGGCTATTTTACCAATTTTCCCTTGAGAGGAAAAAAGAATGGAGGAAATACTTTGGGAGAAGGAGGAGCAAGAGTTCCGTTTATTTTGTATTATCCGGGAGTAACAGAAGCAAATACTGTTTGTGAAACACCAATTCAAACTATTGATGTATATCCAACTTTGGTGGAGATTGCATCGGGAAAGAAGTGTACCGATTCACAAATTCAGGGAAAAAGTATTTTACCACTTGTTAAAGGTGAAAAGTTCGAAAAAAGGAATTTGTATTTTTTCCGTTCTTATGAAGATCAGTATTCTGCTATAATTTCGGGCGATTGGAAATTAATAAATTATCATAGCGGACTAAAACAATTGTACAATATAAAGGAAGATACTGGCGAGGTAAACAACTTAATTTTTGTTAAACCAAGTATTGCGAAAAAATTAGCAAAAGAGCTTAAATCGTGGGAGAATGAAGCTTTAAAAGATGTTGTTAATGCTGATGAAATTGAAAAATAG
- a CDS encoding sulfatase: MKKYFLFALVFVSLLACKAQDKPNIIWLMAEDMSLDLECYGMPAVKTPTLNKMAEQGVRFDNCFVTNPICSPSRSAMMVGTHQLKINAHNHRSNRNVPLNENFTPFTKLLRDAGYTCILGNHLVMKKGRKIDVNFKHKAIGEWDGKTKFGLFDKYDNFEKEDQPFFAQIQLAASHRGDWWNDVRNQSKHPVNPDSVVLPSYLADHPAIRLDWAKYLDQIEYLDNEIGQIFADLEDKGMADNTIVIFIGDNGRCNIRGKGYLQDPGLRIPLLVYSPKSLKGEKVRKDVVSSIDITATILDFAGIKQPDYMTGKPIFNEKFGREYVYSARDLWDEIEEKIRAISSKEWKYIRNDKPEVPYDAHQAYLEFYRPAVHIMRQLKAEGKLSPEQEFFFADSKPKEELYNLIEDPQELNNLAGNPKFSSILKKLRKETRHFDQINKPVSDIYEPIIPKSVEILEWVKKERPKLYQQMKDGVEIGFHSAGQEYKKSKKK; the protein is encoded by the coding sequence ATGAAGAAGTATTTTTTATTCGCACTTGTATTTGTTTCCTTATTAGCTTGTAAGGCTCAGGATAAACCTAATATTATTTGGCTAATGGCTGAAGATATGAGTTTAGACCTGGAATGTTATGGAATGCCTGCTGTTAAAACCCCAACTCTTAACAAAATGGCTGAGCAGGGTGTACGTTTCGATAATTGTTTTGTAACAAATCCAATTTGTTCGCCAAGTCGATCGGCCATGATGGTGGGAACACATCAGCTAAAAATTAATGCACACAATCATAGAAGCAATCGAAATGTGCCTTTGAACGAGAATTTTACTCCTTTCACAAAATTGTTGAGAGATGCTGGTTACACCTGTATTTTGGGAAACCATTTGGTAATGAAAAAAGGGAGAAAAATTGATGTGAACTTTAAGCACAAAGCAATCGGAGAATGGGATGGTAAAACAAAGTTTGGTTTATTCGATAAGTACGACAATTTCGAAAAAGAAGATCAACCATTCTTTGCACAAATTCAGTTGGCAGCTAGTCACAGGGGAGATTGGTGGAACGATGTTCGAAACCAATCGAAACATCCTGTAAATCCTGACTCTGTTGTTTTACCTTCATATTTAGCCGATCATCCTGCAATTCGTTTAGATTGGGCTAAATATCTCGATCAGATTGAATATCTGGACAATGAAATTGGACAGATTTTTGCAGACTTGGAAGATAAAGGAATGGCCGATAATACAATTGTAATTTTTATTGGCGATAACGGACGATGCAATATACGTGGTAAAGGTTACTTGCAAGATCCTGGTTTAAGAATTCCTTTGCTGGTTTATTCTCCTAAATCTTTAAAAGGAGAAAAAGTACGTAAAGATGTTGTAAGTTCTATTGATATAACCGCTACAATTCTCGATTTTGCAGGAATTAAGCAGCCTGATTATATGACTGGAAAACCAATTTTTAATGAGAAATTTGGGAGAGAATACGTTTATTCTGCTCGCGATTTATGGGACGAGATAGAAGAGAAAATTCGTGCAATATCTTCTAAAGAATGGAAATACATTCGAAATGATAAGCCCGAAGTTCCTTACGATGCACATCAGGCATATTTAGAATTTTACCGACCAGCAGTTCATATTATGAGACAATTAAAAGCTGAAGGAAAACTAAGTCCTGAACAGGAATTCTTTTTTGCAGATTCGAAACCAAAAGAAGAACTGTACAATTTGATAGAGGATCCTCAGGAGTTGAATAATTTGGCTGGAAATCCTAAATTCTCAAGTATTCTTAAAAAGTTGAGGAAAGAAACTCGCCACTTCGATCAAATTAATAAACCTGTAAGTGATATCTATGAGCCTATAATTCCTAAATCTGTTGAAATTTTAGAATGGGTGAAAAAGGAGCGACCAAAATTATATCAGCAAATGAAAGATGGTGTTGAAATTGGTTTTCATTCTGCAGGTCAGGAATACAAAAAATCAAAGAAAAAATAG